From Ignisphaera aggregans DSM 17230, the proteins below share one genomic window:
- a CDS encoding Protein of unknown function DUF553 (InterPro IPR007562~KEGG: mja:MJ_ECS12 putative transglutaminase-like protease~PFAM: Protein of unknown function DUF553~SPTR: A9A7C3 Putative uncharacterized protein~PFAM: Transglutaminase-like domain): MAIDWFYRYLLRSVIPSLDEIEFVRPIANGLRGSSDIETLGNVSEWLVKNVSPHSFRIFCTSLEGVTWFICVLTLFLFYEYICRDLFSFPDPIYTAIVLILAISTALGLNIALYWLNTLAKIVTIFIMVVIIGAFVRGASDTILFYSGALLGTLIALLSYAYYISLPVALNRNLIGMAKTYLNFLVSSCRSGMRVEEILRYGMGVCREYSKLTLSLLINLYPNNRILLFSALLHIATGIEFGDKMYVVEPGLPLLPTKTWLKMTGLSEAKIFEVIKTPHRLTVRYIGRVAEKGTGLANEWRSLLEKTVKEIENAVRVGIPRVVIGLETLAKHLDLEDRVIAESIQRIVKTYVYSKALESYLRYVKDIRVIYTETGPSIEILLAIPGKSS; the protein is encoded by the coding sequence ATGGCTATAGATTGGTTTTATAGATATCTGCTTAGATCTGTTATACCTAGTCTAGATGAGATTGAGTTTGTTAGACCTATAGCTAATGGGCTTAGAGGTTCATCGGATATTGAGACCCTTGGTAATGTATCTGAATGGCTTGTAAAGAATGTGTCTCCCCATAGCTTTAGAATTTTCTGTACCTCTCTAGAGGGGGTTACATGGTTTATATGTGTACTGACACTATTCCTTTTCTATGAATATATATGTCGAGATCTCTTCAGTTTTCCAGACCCTATATACACAGCTATTGTGCTTATATTGGCTATCTCCACAGCTCTAGGGCTTAACATAGCTCTTTACTGGCTCAATACCCTTGCAAAGATTGTAACTATCTTCATAATGGTTGTCATTATTGGAGCTTTTGTAAGAGGTGCTTCAGATACAATACTTTTCTATAGTGGTGCATTACTGGGTACTCTAATAGCTCTTCTATCCTATGCATACTACATCTCACTACCTGTAGCATTAAATCGTAATCTAATTGGTATGGCTAAGACATATCTAAACTTTTTGGTATCGTCGTGTAGAAGTGGTATGCGTGTAGAGGAGATACTTAGATATGGGATGGGGGTGTGCCGAGAATATTCAAAGCTTACATTATCTCTTCTCATAAATCTCTATCCAAATAATAGAATTCTCCTCTTCTCTGCTCTCCTACATATAGCTACAGGTATAGAGTTTGGAGATAAGATGTATGTAGTTGAGCCAGGGCTACCCCTACTACCCACTAAGACATGGCTAAAGATGACAGGTCTTAGCGAGGCAAAGATATTTGAGGTTATAAAAACACCACATAGACTCACAGTTAGATATATTGGTAGAGTTGCTGAGAAGGGTACTGGTCTAGCCAACGAATGGAGATCTCTCCTTGAAAAGACTGTGAAAGAGATTGAAAATGCTGTTAGAGTTGGTATACCCAGAGTTGTAATAGGTCTAGAGACCCTGGCTAAACATCTAGATCTAGAGGATAGAGTTATAGCTGAATCCATTCAGCGGATAGTAAAAACATATGTGTATTCCAAAGCATTAGAGAGCTATCTAAGATATGTAAAAGACATTAGAGTTATATACACAGAGACAGGGCCATCCATAGAGATATTGCTAGCAATCCCTGGGAAAAGCTCATAG